A single region of the Candidatus Kryptobacter tengchongensis genome encodes:
- a CDS encoding deoxyribose-phosphate aldolase: MDREYLERIIEELLLEVKKNYPAPEIPGGVCDPREPCAGCGYCVVHKKESVENIISNGAERISATLGVTDQGPIDDNIARMIDHTLLKPEATPKDIEKLCFEAIQYQFASVCVNPCYVKLASEILKGRKVKVCTVIGFPLGANRTETKVFETEKAIEDGAQEVDMVMNIGMLKAGYYDYVEHDIRAVVNVAHKHNVLVKVILETALLTDEEKVKACLLAKRANADFVKTSTGFSKGGATAGDVALMRRVVGSAMGVKASGGIRTYEEALQMIRSGADRIGASASVKIVSGIKSEQTLTTY, encoded by the coding sequence ATGGATAGAGAATATCTTGAGAGGATAATTGAAGAGCTTTTACTTGAAGTAAAGAAAAATTATCCTGCCCCTGAGATTCCAGGGGGAGTTTGTGATCCAAGGGAACCCTGCGCAGGTTGTGGCTATTGTGTAGTTCATAAGAAAGAATCTGTTGAAAATATAATTTCAAACGGTGCCGAAAGAATAAGCGCAACGCTTGGGGTGACAGACCAAGGACCAATTGATGACAATATCGCCAGAATGATTGACCACACACTTTTAAAACCAGAAGCGACGCCAAAGGATATTGAAAAACTTTGTTTTGAAGCAATCCAATATCAATTCGCAAGCGTTTGCGTAAATCCGTGTTATGTTAAGCTTGCTTCAGAAATTTTGAAAGGAAGAAAAGTTAAAGTCTGCACAGTGATTGGATTTCCACTTGGTGCAAATAGAACAGAAACAAAAGTCTTTGAAACTGAAAAAGCCATTGAAGACGGGGCTCAAGAAGTTGATATGGTGATGAACATCGGAATGTTGAAAGCTGGATATTATGATTATGTTGAACATGATATAAGAGCAGTTGTAAATGTTGCACATAAACATAATGTTCTTGTTAAGGTCATACTTGAAACTGCGCTTTTAACAGATGAAGAGAAAGTTAAAGCCTGTCTTCTTGCAAAACGAGCCAATGCTGATTTCGTAAAAACATCAACCGGGTTCAGCAAAGGTGGAGCAACAGCTGGAGATGTCGCTCTAATGAGGAGAGTTGTAGGAAGCGCAATGGGTGTTAAAGCAAGCGGTGGGATAAGAACCTATGAAGAAGCTTTACAAATGATAAGAAGTGGCGCAGACAGAATCGGGGCAAGCGCAAGCGTAAAAATAGTAAGTGGGATTAAATCTGAACAAACATTAACAACATATTAA
- a CDS encoding GTP-binding protein LepA, which translates to MSIDRIRNFCIIAHIDHGKSTLADRLLEKTGTIPERQMVEQVLDNMELERERGITIKSHPIQMIYTASDGAEYIFNLIDTPGHVDFSYEVSRALAASEGAILVVDATQGVEAQTISNLYMAVDAGLEIIPVINKIDLPAAKTMIDTVKAQIIDLIGCKEDEILLVSAKTGYGVDELLEAIVKRIPPPRGNPNEPLRALIFDSKYDSYRGVVVYLRVFDGEIKEGDKVMFFANGKVFEAEEIGILKLDRIRTGKLTTGMVGYLIAGVKDVHDTRVGDTITLANNPAKEPLPGYREVKPMVYAGFFPADSENYQELRDALEKLRLNDAAIVFEPESSSALGHGFRCGFLGLLHMEIVQERLEREFGLSIVTTVPNVVYKVVKRNGEIVFVNNPTDMPNPGEIDHIEEPYVRAQIITPSEYIGALMKLCSDRRGIYKMTHYVSADRAILEYELPLSEIIFDFYDKLKSLSRGYASFDYEFLDYRESDLVKLDILLNGEPVDALSFVVHRSKAYDYGRKLCSKLRELIPRQLFEVVIQAAIGSKVIARDVIKPLRKNVLAKCYGGDVTRKRKLLEKQKEGKKRMKQIGKVEVPQEAFLAVLTIDND; encoded by the coding sequence ATGAGCATTGATAGGATAAGAAATTTTTGCATAATTGCGCATATTGATCACGGAAAATCAACTCTTGCAGATAGACTTTTGGAAAAAACAGGAACTATTCCTGAAAGGCAAATGGTTGAACAGGTGCTTGACAATATGGAACTTGAAAGAGAGCGTGGCATAACTATAAAATCTCACCCAATCCAAATGATATACACCGCAAGTGATGGGGCTGAATATATTTTTAATTTGATTGATACACCTGGACATGTTGATTTCTCCTATGAAGTTTCAAGAGCTCTTGCAGCAAGCGAGGGAGCAATCCTTGTGGTTGATGCAACTCAAGGTGTTGAAGCACAGACAATAAGCAATCTTTACATGGCTGTTGACGCAGGTCTTGAAATAATACCTGTGATAAATAAAATTGATTTACCAGCAGCAAAGACTATGATTGACACAGTTAAGGCTCAAATTATAGATTTAATTGGGTGTAAAGAAGATGAGATTTTACTTGTTAGCGCAAAAACTGGTTATGGAGTGGATGAACTTCTTGAAGCGATAGTTAAAAGAATTCCTCCACCACGGGGAAATCCAAATGAGCCGTTAAGAGCTCTTATCTTTGACTCAAAATATGATTCATATCGTGGTGTTGTTGTTTATTTAAGGGTTTTTGACGGCGAGATTAAAGAAGGAGATAAGGTTATGTTTTTTGCAAATGGCAAAGTTTTTGAAGCTGAAGAAATCGGAATTTTAAAACTTGATAGAATAAGAACCGGGAAATTAACAACTGGTATGGTTGGATATTTAATTGCTGGTGTTAAAGATGTCCACGATACAAGAGTTGGAGATACAATTACGCTTGCAAATAATCCCGCAAAGGAACCCCTTCCTGGTTATCGTGAAGTAAAGCCAATGGTTTATGCCGGTTTCTTTCCGGCGGATTCAGAAAATTACCAGGAATTAAGAGATGCGCTTGAGAAATTGAGGTTAAATGATGCTGCTATTGTATTTGAGCCAGAAAGTTCATCTGCTTTAGGGCATGGCTTTAGATGTGGCTTCCTTGGCTTATTACATATGGAGATAGTTCAGGAACGGCTTGAGAGAGAATTTGGACTTAGCATCGTTACAACCGTTCCAAATGTAGTTTATAAAGTTGTGAAGAGAAATGGAGAAATAGTTTTCGTAAACAATCCTACTGATATGCCAAATCCTGGGGAAATTGACCATATTGAAGAGCCTTATGTTCGGGCACAGATTATAACTCCTTCGGAATATATAGGGGCTTTGATGAAACTCTGCTCTGACAGGAGAGGGATTTACAAAATGACGCATTATGTTTCAGCAGATAGAGCAATCCTTGAATATGAACTTCCACTTTCGGAGATAATTTTTGATTTTTATGATAAATTAAAATCTTTGTCTCGTGGTTATGCTTCGTTTGATTATGAATTTCTTGATTATAGGGAATCGGATCTCGTTAAACTTGATATTCTTTTAAATGGAGAACCTGTTGATGCTCTTTCTTTCGTCGTCCACAGAAGCAAGGCTTATGATTATGGAAGAAAATTGTGTTCAAAGTTAAGAGAACTCATCCCAAGACAACTTTTTGAGGTTGTAATTCAAGCTGCTATTGGAAGCAAGGTTATAGCAAGAGATGTGATAAAGCCATTGCGAAAAAATGTCTTGGCGAAATGCTATGGTGGTGATGTCACAAGAAAACGAAAACTTTTAGAGAAGCAAAAAGAAGGTAAAAAACGAATGAAACAAATTGGTAAAGTTGAAGTCCCGCAGGAGGCTTTCCTTGCAGTTCTCACAATAGATAACGATTAA
- a CDS encoding Sporulation related domain-containing protein, translating into MLRKPLIMLLILTKFVFSQKPDSLLYYEKQFNPSAYDIKELIFPHRLFLTEDEETISGFRVQVLVTNQFDSANTVKNLLQSLLTSSTFQNEKVYIIYEPPNYKVRVGDFERLQEASILRKFLIENGFKYAWIVNDRIKKR; encoded by the coding sequence ATGTTGCGTAAGCCTCTGATCATGCTTCTTATCCTAACGAAATTTGTATTCTCTCAGAAACCAGATTCGCTTTTATACTACGAAAAACAATTTAATCCGTCAGCATACGATATAAAAGAACTTATTTTCCCCCATAGACTTTTCCTCACCGAGGACGAAGAAACAATTTCCGGGTTTAGAGTTCAAGTTCTTGTCACAAACCAATTTGACAGCGCAAATACCGTTAAAAATCTTTTACAGTCGCTTTTAACTTCGTCAACTTTTCAGAATGAAAAGGTTTATATTATTTATGAACCTCCAAATTACAAAGTCAGAGTTGGGGACTTTGAACGCCTTCAAGAGGCAAGCATATTGAGAAAATTTCTAATTGAAAATGGATTTAAATATGCGTGGATAGTCAATGATAGAATCAAGAAAAGATGA
- a CDS encoding signal peptidase I, with protein MKLKVRYKFPPGEEYQEKIASEPAEEDKVEAKNWFKPLIIAIIAAIIVKSFIFEAFRIPSGSMEDTLLPGDFIIVSKLGFPVKTPKYLPFTRIEIPQIEVLPQIYSLKHGDVVVFKFPGERNEVQASENVNYIKRLIGLPGDVVQIIDKVIYINGSRFPEPPSVKVNYEFITPRGLPNPYIFPEGSDFNEDNYGPITVPFKGMKIELNKENLKQWQIMIEREGHKVELADEKILIDGVEASDYVFEKNYVFVMGDNRNNSLDSRYWGFVPVDNIIGKASFIYWSWNSDIPFLNLPEKIKSIRWNRIGRKIK; from the coding sequence ATGAAATTAAAAGTGAGATATAAATTTCCACCGGGCGAGGAATATCAAGAAAAAATCGCAAGTGAACCCGCCGAAGAAGATAAAGTAGAAGCAAAAAACTGGTTTAAACCTTTAATTATTGCAATAATCGCTGCGATCATTGTCAAATCATTTATATTTGAGGCTTTCCGAATTCCATCGGGTTCAATGGAAGATACGCTTTTGCCTGGCGATTTTATTATTGTTTCAAAACTTGGTTTTCCTGTAAAAACTCCAAAATATCTCCCGTTTACAAGAATTGAAATTCCGCAAATTGAGGTATTGCCCCAAATTTATTCGCTCAAACATGGTGATGTGGTGGTTTTCAAATTTCCAGGTGAAAGGAATGAAGTTCAGGCATCTGAAAATGTTAATTATATAAAGAGATTAATCGGTTTGCCAGGCGATGTTGTTCAAATAATAGATAAAGTTATTTACATAAATGGTTCAAGGTTTCCAGAACCTCCAAGTGTAAAGGTAAATTATGAGTTCATAACTCCACGAGGGTTGCCAAACCCATATATCTTCCCTGAAGGTTCGGATTTTAATGAAGATAACTACGGTCCAATTACAGTTCCCTTTAAAGGGATGAAGATAGAGTTAAATAAGGAAAATTTGAAGCAATGGCAAATTATGATTGAGAGGGAAGGACATAAGGTTGAACTTGCCGATGAAAAAATTTTAATAGATGGCGTGGAAGCAAGTGATTATGTTTTTGAGAAAAATTATGTCTTTGTGATGGGAGATAACAGGAATAACAGTTTGGATAGCAGATACTGGGGATTTGTCCCTGTTGATAATATCATCGGGAAAGCAAGTTTTATTTACTGGTCCTGGAACTCAGATATCCCGTTTTTGAACTTGCCTGAAAAAATAAAATCAATAAGGTGGAATAGGATAGGTAGAAAGATAAAATGA
- a CDS encoding probable rRNA maturation factor, which translates to MEIINGEKLNYTEVNVIFTDDEMIHKINREFLNHDYPTDVISFELSDEIPIVDKVAEIYISVDKAIEQARFYKVTRENEIARLVAHGLIHLAGYDDKTTAEKLRMRRKESYYIKKVGF; encoded by the coding sequence ATGGAAATTATTAACGGAGAGAAACTTAATTATACGGAGGTAAATGTGATTTTTACTGATGATGAAATGATCCATAAAATTAACAGGGAATTTTTAAATCATGATTATCCAACCGATGTGATCTCTTTTGAACTTTCGGATGAAATACCCATTGTTGATAAAGTTGCTGAGATATATATAAGTGTTGATAAAGCGATTGAACAGGCGAGATTTTATAAAGTTACCCGTGAAAATGAGATTGCTCGTCTCGTTGCTCATGGATTGATACATCTTGCTGGATATGATGACAAAACTACCGCAGAAAAATTGAGGATGAGAAGAAAAGAAAGTTATTATATCAAAAAAGTGGGATTTTGA
- a CDS encoding Uncharacterized membrane protein YfcA: MREIKINHVIALVLFLISFIVYALTVQPSVPFWDCGEFIAVSYSLGVPHPPGAPFFIIIGRIATLLPIAENIAKRVNLISAFVSALTVMFLYLITVRLILRWKSNPQTFIEKISVYGAPVVGALALAFSDTFWFNAVEAEVYATSLFLMSFTIWLGMVWFEKAEDIESDRLILLIAYVIGLSIGVHLLSILTIFTLAMIVYFRFREKFDLKSFTIMGVIAVGLFFLIYKVIIFWIPSMLDDMPAVPAIISVAVSYGIYYAYKHRQRILFTFLMGVLLVFLGYTTYALIIIRANDKPAINENAPDNLVRFVKYLEREQYGEQPSPFKRRWSQEPTHQENYQKYSSDWDFFIRYQLNHMYLRYFLWNFVGRAGDIQDAPVAFIKSESGWGKANEFPNRYFALPLILGLWGLYYHYKKDWKMFLAYLALFVVTGLGLAVYLNMPEPQPRERDYVFVGSFFAFAIWIGIGVSGLIDIISEIIKTEIRKIYAVAVLVVSTFVVPLNLLIQNWDDHDRSGNYVPWDYSYNLLQSCEKDAILFTNGDNDTFPLWYLQVVEGVRRDIRIVNLSLLNTDWYILQLKHEEPYGAKKVPISLSDNIIRQLGLVQWEPRDVSIPVSRQVYEKFGITDTSIINQGKITFRMPNTIQFGDIKAIRVQDVMVRDIIETNKWERPIYFAVTVSPDNFIGLDEYLRMEGLAYRVVPFKNPKGSPTFIHEGIMRQCLFNEPEGFYRDPYYGFKFRNLDNSKVHFFETDRNLMQNYRNAFLKLAIYYYENNRDTSKVIEVLDRMESKIPNNVLPMDYRLRYDVARLYEIVGARDKFLKIAKEIEPIALEQINRDPMNIYGEYNPYVILVNLYEMMGEYQKAIDILNRVLVYYPQQYQYLVKDRIARLQAKMNEERK; this comes from the coding sequence ATGAGAGAGATCAAAATCAATCACGTTATCGCGCTTGTTTTGTTTTTAATTTCGTTCATTGTTTACGCATTGACGGTTCAACCGAGCGTTCCTTTTTGGGATTGTGGTGAATTTATAGCTGTGTCATATTCACTTGGTGTTCCTCATCCACCTGGAGCACCATTTTTTATAATTATCGGAAGAATAGCGACTCTTCTACCAATAGCAGAAAACATCGCAAAGAGGGTAAATCTTATAAGTGCTTTTGTAAGTGCTCTTACAGTGATGTTTTTATATTTGATAACGGTTAGGCTGATTTTGAGATGGAAATCAAATCCGCAAACATTCATTGAAAAAATTTCCGTCTATGGAGCGCCTGTAGTAGGAGCTTTAGCTCTTGCTTTCAGCGATACATTCTGGTTTAATGCGGTTGAGGCGGAAGTATATGCGACAAGTTTGTTTTTGATGAGCTTCACTATCTGGCTTGGGATGGTTTGGTTTGAGAAAGCAGAGGATATTGAAAGCGATAGGTTGATTCTTCTCATCGCTTACGTGATAGGTTTATCAATTGGGGTGCATCTTTTAAGTATATTGACGATCTTTACACTTGCGATGATAGTTTATTTCAGATTCAGAGAAAAGTTTGATTTAAAAAGTTTTACGATCATGGGAGTGATTGCGGTTGGGTTATTTTTCCTGATATATAAGGTTATAATTTTCTGGATACCATCAATGCTTGATGATATGCCTGCTGTTCCTGCGATCATTTCAGTTGCGGTTTCATATGGTATTTATTACGCTTATAAACACAGGCAGAGAATTTTATTTACATTTTTGATGGGTGTTTTGCTTGTTTTTCTCGGTTATACCACATATGCTCTTATTATAATAAGAGCGAATGATAAGCCAGCAATAAATGAGAACGCCCCTGATAACCTTGTTCGTTTTGTTAAGTATCTTGAGCGTGAACAATATGGGGAGCAACCGTCTCCGTTCAAAAGAAGGTGGAGTCAGGAGCCAACGCATCAGGAAAATTATCAAAAATACAGTAGCGATTGGGATTTCTTTATAAGATATCAGTTGAATCATATGTATTTGAGATACTTTCTATGGAACTTTGTTGGGCGTGCTGGTGATATTCAAGATGCGCCTGTTGCATTTATAAAATCTGAGAGCGGGTGGGGAAAAGCAAATGAATTCCCAAATAGGTATTTCGCCCTTCCACTTATCTTAGGTCTTTGGGGTTTGTATTACCATTATAAAAAAGATTGGAAGATGTTTTTGGCTTATCTTGCTTTGTTTGTTGTGACGGGGCTTGGGCTTGCTGTCTATCTTAATATGCCTGAACCACAACCAAGAGAAAGGGATTATGTTTTCGTTGGTTCATTCTTTGCTTTTGCTATATGGATTGGAATAGGTGTTTCGGGTTTGATTGATATTATAAGTGAGATCATAAAAACGGAAATTAGAAAGATTTATGCTGTTGCGGTTTTGGTCGTTTCAACTTTTGTGGTTCCTTTGAATTTGCTTATTCAAAACTGGGACGACCACGATAGAAGCGGTAATTATGTCCCGTGGGATTATTCATATAATTTATTGCAAAGTTGTGAGAAAGATGCAATTTTATTTACGAACGGGGATAACGATACATTCCCTCTGTGGTATCTTCAAGTGGTTGAAGGTGTGAGAAGAGATATAAGGATTGTCAATTTGAGTTTATTAAATACCGACTGGTATATTTTGCAGTTAAAACATGAAGAGCCATACGGTGCGAAGAAAGTTCCGATAAGTTTAAGTGATAACATAATAAGACAACTTGGGCTTGTGCAATGGGAACCGAGAGATGTAAGTATCCCTGTTTCAAGGCAAGTTTATGAAAAGTTTGGGATCACTGATACATCAATTATTAATCAGGGCAAGATAACATTCAGAATGCCTAACACTATTCAATTTGGTGATATAAAAGCGATCCGTGTTCAAGATGTCATGGTTCGTGATATAATTGAAACGAACAAGTGGGAAAGACCAATTTATTTTGCGGTGACAGTTTCACCTGATAATTTCATTGGACTTGATGAGTATTTAAGGATGGAAGGTCTTGCATATAGAGTTGTTCCTTTTAAGAATCCTAAAGGTTCTCCAACATTCATTCACGAAGGTATAATGCGACAGTGTCTATTTAACGAGCCAGAGGGTTTTTATCGTGACCCGTATTATGGATTTAAGTTTAGAAATTTAGATAACTCAAAGGTTCATTTCTTTGAGACGGATAGAAATCTTATGCAAAACTATAGGAATGCATTTTTAAAACTTGCAATTTATTATTACGAAAATAATCGTGATACCTCAAAGGTCATTGAAGTTCTTGATCGTATGGAAAGCAAAATTCCGAATAATGTTTTGCCCATGGATTATCGTTTGCGCTATGATGTTGCAAGGTTATATGAAATTGTTGGGGCGAGGGATAAGTTCTTGAAAATAGCCAAGGAAATTGAACCGATAGCACTTGAACAGATAAATCGCGATCCGATGAATATCTATGGTGAATATAATCCTTATGTGATTCTTGTTAACCTTTATGAGATGATGGGAGAATATCAAAAAGCGATTGATATTTTGAATAGGGTTCTTGTTTATTATCCTCAGCAATATCAGTACCTTGTGAAGGATAGAATCGCAAGGCTCCAGGCGAAGATGAATGAGGAGAGAAAATGA
- a CDS encoding oxygen-independent coproporphyrinogen-3 oxidase has translation MSGIYIHIPFCERKCIYCDFYSIENLDLIDLFVNSILQEIKIFKSESDFVGGTCFDTIYFGGGTPSLLKVSQFEKILNALYENFCISDNPEITVEANPGTVDKEKLSKFKCIGINRLSLGVQSFLDDELKFLGRIHTSEDAIRCIEFAFESGFENVNVDLIFGLPGQSEERWRENLFTVIKLNVPHISAYNLIVEKGTPLYEIVRSGEVKLPSDDEQAGLYEITMELLENAGYIHYEVSNYARSGFECRHNLKYWRYESYVGFGPSAHSFWDNRRWWNVANLGKYLNLIAQGKLPIANFEILSDEKMVEEFIYLGLRSTGIDLKKFKERFAFDFIDGEIKEKLVEMKKNGYIEMDDFKVRLTRKGFSVCDEIAVNLVSKIKYVLK, from the coding sequence ATGAGCGGAATTTATATCCACATACCATTTTGTGAGAGAAAATGTATTTATTGCGATTTTTATTCAATAGAAAACCTTGACCTAATTGATTTGTTTGTAAATTCAATTTTGCAAGAGATAAAAATTTTTAAAAGTGAATCGGATTTCGTGGGAGGGACCTGTTTTGATACGATTTATTTCGGTGGTGGAACCCCATCGTTGCTCAAAGTTTCGCAGTTTGAAAAAATTTTAAATGCTTTGTATGAAAACTTCTGTATCTCGGATAATCCTGAAATCACAGTTGAAGCAAATCCCGGAACTGTTGATAAAGAGAAACTTTCTAAATTCAAATGTATAGGGATAAATCGCTTAAGTCTTGGTGTTCAGTCTTTCCTTGATGATGAGTTAAAATTTCTTGGGAGGATCCACACATCTGAAGATGCGATCAGATGTATAGAATTCGCTTTTGAATCTGGATTTGAAAATGTTAATGTTGATTTGATTTTTGGGCTTCCTGGACAAAGTGAAGAGAGATGGAGGGAAAATCTTTTCACTGTGATTAAGCTTAATGTTCCTCATATTTCAGCATACAATTTAATTGTTGAGAAGGGAACGCCTCTTTATGAAATTGTTAGAAGTGGCGAAGTAAAACTTCCGTCCGATGATGAACAGGCGGGGTTATATGAGATCACGATGGAGTTACTTGAGAATGCTGGTTACATTCATTATGAGGTTTCAAATTACGCTCGCAGTGGTTTTGAATGTAGGCATAATTTGAAATACTGGCGATATGAAAGTTATGTTGGTTTTGGACCTTCGGCGCATTCTTTCTGGGATAATAGAAGATGGTGGAATGTCGCAAATCTTGGAAAATATCTGAACTTGATTGCTCAAGGGAAGCTTCCAATCGCAAATTTTGAAATTTTGAGCGATGAGAAAATGGTTGAGGAATTTATTTATCTTGGGTTGAGAAGCACGGGTATTGATTTGAAAAAATTTAAGGAAAGATTTGCTTTTGATTTCATTGATGGCGAAATTAAAGAAAAATTGGTTGAGATGAAAAAAAACGGTTATATTGAAATGGATGATTTTAAGGTGAGGTTGACCCGTAAGGGGTTTTCAGTTTGCGATGAGATTGCTGTTAATTTAGTTTCAAAAATAAAATATGTTTTAAAATGA
- a CDS encoding cold shock protein (beta-ribbon, CspA family) — protein sequence MSRGKVKWFNNKKGYGFIETEDGREVFVHYSEIKSDKRFKTLEEGATVEFEVVDGPKGPKAVNVVVV from the coding sequence ATGTCACGCGGTAAAGTTAAGTGGTTCAACAACAAGAAGGGCTACGGATTTATTGAAACAGAGGATGGGCGTGAGGTTTTCGTCCATTACTCTGAGATTAAATCCGATAAGCGCTTCAAAACCCTTGAAGAAGGGGCAACTGTTGAATTTGAAGTTGTTGATGGACCAAAGGGACCGAAGGCAGTTAATGTCGTTGTTGTGTGA
- a CDS encoding signal peptidase I, which yields MLQKKNPKVKKRPKTLKERIYNFVKEFVVVFGIFLLLNSFVIASFAVPTSSMEDTVMAGDFLFVNKFIYNLATPRNIPLTSIRLPYIVIPSLWKVKRGDVVVFEFPGYRDEVKHPAMIYYLKRCIGLPGDTVQIIDKVVYVNGQIFPNPKYVKFERPYVLPKDQPDPRIFPKGAPFNEDNYGPIVVPKKGDIIKLELSNFDAWETFIKREGHSIEIINGKIYIDGVEKSEYVIEHDYYFMMGDNRDNSLDSRFWGFVPDKYIVGSPIIVYWSWNPDIPIFNIFAKLASVKFNRIGMIIK from the coding sequence ATGTTGCAGAAAAAAAATCCAAAAGTAAAGAAGAGACCTAAAACTTTAAAAGAGCGAATTTATAATTTTGTTAAGGAATTCGTCGTTGTATTTGGGATTTTCCTTTTACTTAACAGTTTTGTAATCGCTTCTTTTGCGGTGCCGACTTCTTCTATGGAGGATACAGTAATGGCTGGGGACTTCCTTTTTGTAAATAAATTTATTTACAATCTTGCAACGCCAAGAAATATACCTTTAACATCAATTCGTCTCCCTTATATCGTGATACCAAGTTTGTGGAAGGTTAAGCGTGGAGATGTCGTCGTATTTGAGTTTCCAGGTTATCGGGATGAGGTTAAGCATCCGGCGATGATTTACTATCTTAAAAGATGCATTGGACTACCCGGGGACACAGTTCAAATAATTGATAAGGTTGTCTATGTAAATGGGCAAATTTTCCCGAACCCTAAATATGTTAAATTTGAAAGACCTTATGTTTTGCCCAAAGATCAACCAGATCCCCGAATTTTCCCCAAGGGCGCCCCATTTAACGAAGATAATTACGGTCCTATCGTTGTCCCGAAAAAAGGAGATATTATAAAACTTGAACTTTCAAATTTTGATGCCTGGGAAACATTTATAAAAAGAGAAGGACATTCAATTGAAATTATAAACGGTAAAATTTACATTGATGGTGTGGAAAAGAGCGAATATGTCATTGAACATGATTATTACTTCATGATGGGAGATAATCGTGACAATAGTTTAGATAGCCGTTTCTGGGGTTTTGTCCCAGATAAATACATCGTTGGTTCCCCTATAATTGTTTATTGGTCATGGAATCCAGATATACCGATTTTTAATATATTTGCAAAACTTGCCTCGGTTAAGTTTAATAGAATTGGTATGATAATTAAATGA
- a CDS encoding Sporulation related domain-containing protein, with amino-acid sequence MSVKKIPLIYLALLITSCAGSRMEIKPETNKSSLQNDTIYAKPKEIFSAQMTESTIDSVVIPKRQKQEKTPQIIVAPIILPITTYPTQVPEQKFETKKIEQAEPISEPKPEVKTPPVQPEIKEKKIEPTAEIKPQQIAQRSKFFIQIGAFVTQSSANEQLDKFKKLYPDINAEVILDSTLNLYKVQTNGVDDSLKIVQTLEKIQENFPDAFITSRTVSTNQNIMIKEQTNSTSKPQLKIQIGAYSKLSHAQKIKEYIQSKFKVKSEIIEEKGIFKVFILLNEDDITTLNEIKSEFTDAFILK; translated from the coding sequence ATGAGCGTGAAAAAGATTCCACTAATTTATCTTGCCCTTTTGATAACATCCTGCGCAGGAAGCAGGATGGAAATTAAACCAGAAACAAACAAAAGCTCATTGCAAAATGACACAATATATGCCAAACCCAAGGAAATATTCAGTGCTCAAATGACTGAATCCACAATTGACTCCGTTGTAATTCCAAAAAGGCAAAAGCAAGAAAAAACACCACAAATAATTGTTGCCCCGATAATTCTACCAATCACAACATATCCAACTCAAGTTCCCGAGCAAAAATTTGAAACTAAAAAAATTGAACAAGCCGAGCCGATTTCGGAACCAAAACCTGAGGTAAAAACACCACCAGTTCAACCCGAAATAAAAGAGAAAAAAATAGAACCAACAGCTGAAATAAAACCACAGCAAATAGCTCAAAGGTCAAAATTTTTCATTCAAATAGGTGCATTTGTCACACAAAGTTCCGCAAATGAACAATTGGACAAATTTAAAAAGTTATATCCAGATATAAACGCAGAGGTGATTTTAGACTCAACGCTAAATTTATATAAAGTTCAAACAAACGGAGTTGATGACTCATTAAAGATCGTTCAAACCCTTGAAAAAATTCAAGAAAATTTTCCAGACGCCTTTATAACTTCACGAACTGTTTCAACAAATCAAAACATAATGATCAAAGAGCAAACGAATTCAACATCAAAGCCGCAACTTAAAATTCAAATTGGCGCATATTCCAAACTCTCACACGCTCAAAAAATCAAAGAATACATTCAATCAAAGTTCAAAGTTAAATCTGAAATCATTGAAGAAAAAGGCATTTTTAAAGTTTTCATTCTCCTAAACGAAGATGATATAACAACTTTGAACGAAATTAAATCTGAGTTCACCGATGCCTTCATATTAAAATAA